In Pseudobacter ginsenosidimutans, the following are encoded in one genomic region:
- a CDS encoding TolC family protein → MKKWKLFLTVCLQICLVSVSFSQDKWDLKRSVEYALANNISVKQADVQARIAALNLNQSRLQQIPTLGFDGSLGLNNGRTQNPADFSAVNETNVAGSFSLSSSVTLFNWFRIKNTIAANRLEAEASKTNIDKVKNDISLNVAAAYLQALLNKEQVSASELQVKLTLAQLENTRKLVIAGSVPELNAAELEAQLARDSATLVGTQQTAAVSLLQMQALLNLDAAQPFDIAAPPVELIPVEPLSELQPEAVFQLAMANMPLQRVNQLRVEAANKNVAATRGAMMPALSAYARMGTAYNNNYLEPYGKIPYAGIDSSASVKIANQTYKVFAPFAGELNMIRNPGFFQQLDKAFGQSIGLSLAIPIFNQGQLRTQHNRAKLDLRNTELQQELDNQTLKQDIYKAYTEATASFQKYIAGNKSVETSQKAFDFATKRYNIGLLNTIDLLTNQNNLFKAKIDKLTAQYDYVFKLKVLEFYKGQGIKL, encoded by the coding sequence ATGAAGAAATGGAAACTATTTCTGACTGTTTGTTTGCAAATTTGCCTCGTATCAGTTTCTTTCAGCCAGGATAAGTGGGACCTCAAAAGATCCGTGGAGTATGCACTGGCCAATAATATTTCAGTGAAACAAGCCGATGTGCAGGCACGCATTGCTGCTCTCAACCTGAACCAGTCCAGGCTTCAACAAATTCCTACTCTTGGTTTTGATGGTAGCCTTGGTTTGAATAACGGACGCACACAGAACCCTGCCGACTTCAGCGCTGTGAACGAAACCAACGTTGCAGGCTCTTTCAGTCTTTCCAGTTCTGTTACCTTGTTCAACTGGTTCCGCATCAAAAATACCATTGCAGCTAACCGGCTGGAAGCGGAAGCCTCCAAAACGAATATCGACAAAGTAAAGAATGATATCTCTCTCAATGTGGCTGCGGCATATCTGCAGGCTCTCCTGAATAAAGAGCAGGTGAGCGCCAGTGAGCTGCAGGTGAAACTCACGCTTGCGCAATTGGAGAACACAAGGAAACTGGTGATCGCAGGTTCTGTTCCCGAACTGAATGCTGCTGAACTGGAAGCACAGCTGGCCCGCGACAGCGCCACGCTGGTGGGCACACAGCAAACCGCTGCTGTGTCATTGTTACAAATGCAGGCACTGTTGAATCTGGATGCTGCGCAGCCTTTCGATATTGCAGCACCGCCAGTAGAGTTGATACCTGTTGAGCCGCTATCAGAACTTCAGCCTGAAGCAGTGTTTCAACTCGCTATGGCAAACATGCCGCTGCAAAGAGTGAATCAGTTGCGTGTGGAGGCAGCCAACAAAAATGTAGCGGCCACACGCGGCGCCATGATGCCAGCCCTTTCCGCTTACGCCAGAATGGGCACAGCCTATAATAATAATTACCTGGAACCTTATGGAAAAATTCCTTACGCTGGTATCGACTCAAGCGCTTCTGTAAAGATCGCCAATCAGACCTACAAGGTTTTTGCTCCGTTTGCAGGAGAGTTAAATATGATCAGGAACCCGGGATTTTTTCAGCAATTGGACAAGGCCTTTGGGCAGTCCATCGGATTGTCTCTTGCCATTCCCATCTTTAACCAGGGCCAGCTGCGCACACAGCACAACAGGGCAAAGCTGGATCTGCGTAATACCGAACTGCAACAGGAGCTGGACAATCAAACGTTGAAGCAGGACATATACAAAGCATATACTGAAGCCACTGCTTCTTTCCAGAAATACATTGCAGGCAACAAATCAGTAGAAACATCGCAGAAAGCGTTCGACTTCGCCACCAAACGGTACAATATCGGATTGCTTAATACTATCGATCTGCTGACCAATCAGAATAATCTGTTCAAAGCCAAAATAGACAAGCTCACTGCTCAGTATGATTATGTATTCAAACTGAAAGTGCTCGAGTTCTATAAAGGCCAGGGCATCAAATTATAA
- a CDS encoding trans-sulfuration enzyme family protein: protein MLPPDISYILNELGEDREEYFNAVAPPIYQTSNFAFKTVADMRRAFEDEFNNLIYSKGMNPTVNILRKKLAALDNAEECLVFNSGSSAIFASVFANVQSGDHIVSVNRPYGWAKKLFDEVLPRFGVATTYVDGREIEAFERAILPSTKIIYLESPNSWDFVLQDLRAVADLARAEGIITICDNSYCTPLFQRPLDHGIDMSLQSATKYIGGHSDVVAGVLTGTQTMMNHVFNNAMQNAGNGISPFNAWLLLRGLRTLPARLDRISTTTRIMVDWLKQHSKVEQVIFPLDPSFPQYELAQRQMSGACGLVTIVVHAKNMEEIVTFSESLRHILMAVSWGGHESLVIPRCASLQPEAFDASDPEHRMLRFYFGLEDAEYLKTDLEQAFAKMV from the coding sequence ATGCTACCACCAGACATTTCTTATATCCTCAATGAACTGGGAGAAGACAGGGAAGAATATTTCAATGCTGTTGCTCCTCCCATTTACCAGACCAGCAATTTCGCTTTCAAAACGGTGGCGGATATGCGACGGGCTTTTGAAGATGAGTTCAATAACCTGATCTACAGTAAAGGGATGAACCCTACCGTCAATATCCTGCGGAAGAAACTGGCGGCGCTGGACAATGCGGAAGAATGCCTGGTGTTCAATAGTGGGTCATCCGCCATCTTCGCTTCGGTTTTTGCTAATGTGCAGAGTGGTGACCATATAGTTTCTGTGAACCGTCCTTACGGCTGGGCCAAGAAATTATTCGATGAGGTGCTACCGCGTTTCGGTGTGGCAACAACGTATGTGGATGGCAGGGAGATCGAAGCATTTGAGCGGGCCATCCTTCCTTCTACAAAGATCATTTACCTGGAATCACCGAACAGCTGGGATTTTGTATTGCAGGACCTCCGCGCAGTGGCGGATCTGGCGAGGGCAGAAGGTATTATAACAATTTGTGATAACAGCTATTGTACACCGTTATTCCAGCGTCCGCTGGATCATGGGATCGATATGAGCCTGCAGTCGGCCACCAAATATATCGGCGGCCACAGCGATGTGGTTGCGGGCGTGCTTACCGGCACGCAGACCATGATGAACCATGTATTCAATAATGCTATGCAGAATGCAGGTAATGGCATTTCTCCATTCAATGCCTGGTTGTTACTGAGAGGCTTACGCACGCTGCCAGCAAGGCTCGACAGGATTTCAACCACTACGCGGATAATGGTTGACTGGCTGAAGCAGCATTCCAAAGTGGAACAGGTGATCTTTCCCCTCGACCCCTCCTTTCCTCAATATGAACTCGCCCAAAGGCAGATGAGCGGCGCCTGCGGACTGGTGACCATTGTAGTGCACGCAAAAAATATGGAAGAGATTGTAACCTTCTCGGAATCGCTGCGACATATTCTCATGGCAGTGAGCTGGGGAGGTCACGAAAGCCTGGTGATCCCGCGTTGCGCGTCCCTTCAACCCGAAGCCTTCGATGCTTCCGATCCGGAGCACCGGATGCTCCGTTTTTATTTCGGGCTGGAAGATGCGGAATACCTGAAGACCGATCTGGAACAGGCTTTTGCTAAAATGGTTTAA
- a CDS encoding APC family permease: MKSSKLGLFDLTMIVIGLVIGMGIFRAATDSAKDALTPGIFFAGWIVGGLVALCGALTYAEIGSRHPVTGGYYKIFSYAYHPSLAFSINCIILVSNAASLSAVALIGSGYISRVLFNQPATDTTKVIIAIIAIVIFYGVNLMGLKMSSRTQNVLMLIKISMVLLLIAALCFPDLYVEPAPVAAPVAEHSWGDSIRSFGLCLVAISFTYGGYQQSINFGHEVKNASRNVPKGIFIGIATIIVLYLAVNFSYYKLIGFEQLKTTNEIASVVAEKMFGPTGSTVFSGLLFLSVLAYVNVLLMSNPRVMYAMSDDGVLPPIFKKQTAKKEVLLTSLTVFAATCIVVLFFAKTFNEILSFTIFLDCFGMAMSAGAIFKLRKRTKHLDGTGIYSMKLYPLLPIIFILAYTFVGISIAIDKPKTAGIGIGVLLTFMVLYFLMRKRPKQENA; encoded by the coding sequence ATGAAGTCTTCCAAACTTGGTTTATTCGATCTGACCATGATCGTGATCGGCCTGGTGATTGGCATGGGCATCTTTCGCGCGGCCACTGATTCCGCCAAAGATGCACTCACACCAGGTATTTTCTTTGCGGGATGGATTGTGGGGGGATTGGTAGCATTGTGCGGAGCCCTTACCTATGCCGAGATCGGTTCAAGGCATCCTGTGACCGGTGGTTATTATAAGATATTCTCTTATGCGTACCATCCTTCACTGGCCTTCTCCATCAATTGCATCATCCTGGTGAGCAATGCTGCATCACTGTCGGCTGTAGCCCTGATCGGATCAGGATACATCAGCCGCGTGCTGTTCAATCAGCCTGCTACGGACACCACCAAAGTGATCATCGCCATCATTGCCATCGTGATCTTCTATGGCGTCAATCTCATGGGATTGAAGATGAGCTCGCGCACGCAGAATGTACTGATGCTGATCAAGATCAGTATGGTATTGCTGCTGATCGCTGCGCTCTGCTTTCCCGATCTCTACGTGGAACCGGCGCCGGTAGCAGCTCCTGTTGCGGAACATTCCTGGGGCGATTCCATCCGGTCTTTCGGATTGTGCCTGGTGGCAATTTCGTTTACCTATGGAGGTTATCAGCAGAGTATTAATTTCGGACATGAAGTGAAGAACGCGTCGCGCAATGTGCCGAAAGGGATCTTCATCGGCATCGCTACCATCATTGTCCTTTACCTGGCAGTGAATTTCAGCTACTACAAACTGATCGGTTTTGAACAACTCAAAACCACCAATGAGATTGCATCGGTAGTGGCAGAGAAGATGTTTGGTCCTACAGGCTCAACAGTGTTCTCCGGACTGCTCTTTCTTTCCGTACTCGCTTACGTGAATGTGCTGCTGATGAGTAATCCACGCGTGATGTATGCCATGAGCGATGATGGTGTGCTCCCACCCATCTTTAAAAAACAAACTGCAAAGAAAGAAGTGCTGCTCACTTCGCTCACTGTGTTTGCGGCCACCTGCATCGTGGTGCTCTTCTTCGCCAAAACGTTCAACGAAATTCTCAGCTTTACCATCTTCCTGGACTGCTTCGGCATGGCCATGTCTGCCGGCGCCATCTTCAAACTGAGGAAAAGAACCAAACACCTGGACGGTACCGGCATCTACAGCATGAAGCTATACCCCTTACTGCCCATCATCTTTATTCTTGCTTATACCTTTGTGGGTATCAGCATCGCGATTGACAAACCGAAAACAGCAGGCATCGGCATAGGGGTATTACTTACTTTTATGGTCTTGTATTTCCTGATGCGCAAACGGCCCAAACAGGAAAATGCCTGA
- a CDS encoding TonB-dependent receptor, with protein MKHVVTALILGCSISYVTAQTGTPQDSAKTLQEVEVRAYGQNRQLKEAGMAVSVITPAQLERYNNMSILPAINATPGVRMEERSPGSYRLNIRGSSLRSPFGVRNVKVYWNGIPFTDPGGSTYLNQFSFYNIRQVEIVRGPASSLYGAGTGGAVLLNSRTNDFKAGAEIGYGGGSFGMFNLNAQIRTGDSDRNNIFNYSRQSGDGYRDHTSFRRDMASWESQFKFNDRQSLQTSVLYGDLYYQTPGGLTKAEYLANPRGARPAAGMFPGADQANASIRQQTFLAGITHNYAFSEALENTTTVYGAFSMLKNPTFRNYEKRSEPHFGGRSVFTWRAAISDATRLTILAGAEAQRGFFNTKTFANNGGSPAALQTDDEINNWLYSVFAQAELQFKTGTTIQAGVSSNKSSISIQRLSSPDLPLQKRTYNNEWAPRVAVSQKLIPQLLLYASVSQGFSPPTSQEVLPSTTEINTSLNAEHGVNYEAGVKSNWFNNALYVEVNAFRYQLQEAIVQRRDGSGADYFENAGSTRQEGIESQARYLFVPNKPGFLSNVQLWASHTWYFFRYRNFKQLNTDLKGKDLPGVSPHTVAAGLDVNTKPGLYTNITFFYSDPVALNDANTDHAGSYQLTGARAGWRKAFNAHISFDLYAGVDNLFNTEYSLGNDVNAAGGRYFNTAPGVNYFGGLTLRYDW; from the coding sequence ATGAAACATGTTGTTACAGCTCTGATCCTCGGGTGCTCCATTTCTTATGTTACAGCACAGACGGGCACCCCGCAAGATTCCGCAAAAACATTACAGGAGGTGGAGGTGCGTGCATACGGACAAAACCGTCAGCTTAAGGAAGCCGGAATGGCCGTGAGTGTGATCACGCCCGCTCAATTGGAGCGTTACAATAACATGAGCATCCTCCCTGCCATCAATGCCACGCCAGGCGTGCGTATGGAGGAAAGATCCCCCGGCAGTTACCGCCTGAATATCCGCGGCAGCAGCCTCCGCTCGCCCTTTGGCGTGCGTAACGTAAAAGTATACTGGAATGGCATTCCATTCACTGATCCTGGCGGAAGTACTTACCTCAACCAATTCAGTTTTTACAATATCAGGCAGGTGGAGATCGTTCGCGGACCGGCCAGCAGCTTGTATGGCGCTGGCACCGGCGGTGCTGTGCTATTGAACAGTAGAACCAATGATTTCAAAGCCGGTGCTGAGATCGGCTACGGAGGCGGCAGCTTCGGCATGTTCAATCTCAATGCACAAATCAGAACCGGCGATTCAGACCGTAACAATATTTTCAATTATTCCCGCCAATCGGGTGATGGTTACCGTGATCATACCAGTTTCAGGAGAGATATGGCCAGTTGGGAATCGCAGTTCAAATTCAATGATCGGCAAAGTTTACAAACTTCCGTCCTCTATGGCGATCTCTATTACCAGACACCCGGCGGACTCACCAAGGCAGAGTACCTCGCCAATCCACGCGGGGCGCGGCCCGCAGCCGGTATGTTCCCCGGCGCTGATCAGGCAAATGCCAGCATCCGTCAGCAGACATTCCTCGCCGGTATCACACATAACTATGCATTCAGTGAGGCCCTTGAAAACACTACTACTGTGTACGGCGCGTTCAGTATGCTGAAGAATCCCACTTTCAGGAATTATGAAAAAAGATCAGAGCCGCATTTCGGTGGCCGGTCGGTTTTCACCTGGCGTGCAGCCATCAGTGACGCAACCCGTCTCACTATTCTCGCCGGAGCAGAAGCGCAACGCGGTTTCTTCAACACCAAAACATTCGCCAATAATGGCGGCAGCCCCGCTGCATTGCAAACCGATGATGAGATCAACAACTGGCTCTATTCAGTATTTGCGCAGGCAGAACTGCAATTCAAAACTGGTACCACTATCCAGGCAGGCGTAAGCAGCAATAAATCCAGCATCAGTATCCAACGTTTATCCTCACCCGATTTACCTCTACAAAAGAGAACCTATAATAATGAATGGGCGCCCCGTGTGGCCGTTTCGCAGAAGCTGATCCCGCAGTTACTCCTGTATGCGAGTGTGAGTCAGGGCTTCTCTCCCCCTACTTCACAGGAAGTATTGCCCAGCACCACCGAGATCAATACAAGCCTCAATGCCGAACATGGCGTGAACTACGAAGCAGGTGTGAAAAGCAATTGGTTCAATAACGCATTGTATGTTGAAGTGAATGCCTTCCGCTACCAATTGCAGGAAGCGATCGTTCAGCGAAGGGATGGCAGCGGCGCAGACTATTTCGAGAATGCAGGCAGCACCAGGCAGGAAGGTATCGAATCACAGGCACGATATCTTTTCGTTCCTAATAAACCTGGCTTTCTCTCCAATGTTCAACTCTGGGCCAGTCATACCTGGTACTTCTTCCGTTATCGTAATTTCAAACAGTTGAATACCGATCTGAAAGGAAAAGACCTACCCGGGGTTTCTCCACATACAGTAGCTGCGGGACTTGATGTAAATACAAAGCCAGGCCTCTATACCAATATCACCTTCTTCTACAGTGATCCCGTTGCGCTGAATGACGCCAATACGGATCATGCAGGCTCCTATCAACTCACCGGCGCCAGGGCCGGATGGCGCAAAGCTTTTAACGCACATATCAGTTTTGACCTCTATGCCGGGGTGGACAATCTCTTCAACACAGAGTATAGCCTGGGCAATGATGTGAATGCTGCCGGTGGCCGCTATTTCAACACTGCGCCGGGAGTAAATTACTTCGGCGGGCTTACACTTCGCTACGATTGGTAA
- a CDS encoding TonB-dependent receptor plug domain-containing protein, producing the protein MNKKLLSLAALLAAMYANAQDSTSGKQLDEVVVTASKYERKASETGKVITVLDRTVLDRSTGKDLAQLLTEQTGMVVNGATSNPGKDKSIFFRGATSNYTVILINGIPLADPSGTGGAFDLRLIPIDQIERIEILKGAQSTLYGPNAVAGVINIITRKGTKGKPAEVYGSYAMGSYNTIKADAGMGGGNDKLRYNIGFTHFETKGISEALDTAAVKTFDKDGYMQKSVNVNLDGEIIENLRVKPFFRYAAIGGDFDGGSFFDSKTNNYESKLITAGTQVNYKFKKGQVTAQYQFDDVDRISGGFAYRGKAQLAEAFAQYDLHDKVQVLAGFDARIQQLLDTTIENKNPDITILSPYLSVFLKDLNGFYLEAGARLNNHSEFGNHFTYSINPSYLINKNVKVFANLASAFRAPSLNELYGLWGSNPELKPEKSYTWELGTQASLINNVLEARVVYFNRHINDVITWINNRNENLNEQKDQGLEIEPSINITKDLNIKMYYSYVDGKVTTTENGKDSTYYNLVRRPKHAFGATIGYQVTKNLFVSTNVYTYGKRYDLAFGPPPTYAQVMEPLNSYTIWNAYAEYKLLNNRIRIFADVKNITDAQYQEVLGYGTLGTNFIAGVAVRL; encoded by the coding sequence ATGAACAAAAAACTTCTCTCCCTTGCCGCATTGCTGGCTGCGATGTATGCCAATGCGCAGGACTCCACTTCCGGAAAACAACTGGATGAAGTGGTGGTAACAGCTTCCAAGTACGAACGCAAAGCATCTGAAACAGGAAAAGTGATCACCGTTCTGGACAGAACTGTCCTGGACCGCAGCACCGGTAAAGACCTCGCCCAACTGCTCACCGAGCAAACAGGTATGGTAGTGAACGGCGCTACCAGCAATCCCGGAAAAGACAAATCGATCTTCTTCCGCGGCGCCACATCCAACTACACAGTGATCCTCATCAATGGAATTCCACTGGCCGATCCTTCCGGAACCGGCGGAGCATTTGATCTGCGCCTGATCCCTATCGATCAGATCGAAAGGATCGAGATCCTTAAAGGAGCTCAGTCTACACTCTACGGCCCCAACGCAGTTGCCGGTGTGATCAATATCATCACCCGCAAAGGCACCAAAGGAAAACCTGCCGAAGTATACGGCAGTTATGCCATGGGCAGCTACAATACCATCAAGGCCGATGCCGGAATGGGTGGAGGAAATGATAAACTCCGTTACAATATCGGATTCACCCATTTTGAAACGAAAGGTATCTCCGAAGCGCTGGACACGGCTGCTGTAAAGACTTTCGACAAAGATGGCTACATGCAGAAATCCGTGAACGTGAACCTCGATGGAGAGATCATCGAGAACCTTCGCGTAAAACCATTCTTCCGTTATGCCGCCATCGGCGGTGATTTCGATGGAGGCTCCTTCTTCGATTCAAAGACCAACAACTACGAAAGCAAACTCATCACGGCCGGTACCCAGGTGAATTACAAATTCAAAAAAGGACAGGTAACCGCCCAATACCAGTTCGATGATGTAGACAGGATCTCCGGCGGTTTCGCCTACAGGGGCAAGGCACAACTGGCTGAAGCATTCGCGCAATATGATCTACATGATAAAGTACAGGTTTTGGCTGGCTTCGATGCACGCATTCAGCAACTGCTGGATACCACTATCGAAAACAAGAACCCGGACATTACCATTCTCAGCCCCTATCTCTCCGTTTTCTTGAAAGACCTCAACGGCTTTTACCTGGAAGCAGGTGCTCGACTCAATAACCACAGTGAATTCGGCAATCATTTCACCTACAGCATCAATCCTTCTTATCTCATCAATAAGAACGTGAAAGTATTTGCGAATCTCGCTTCAGCTTTCAGAGCCCCCAGCCTGAACGAGCTCTATGGCCTTTGGGGCAGCAACCCTGAACTGAAGCCGGAAAAATCCTACACCTGGGAACTCGGTACACAGGCATCACTCATCAACAATGTGCTGGAAGCACGTGTTGTGTATTTCAACAGGCATATCAACGATGTGATCACCTGGATCAACAACCGAAATGAGAACCTGAACGAACAAAAAGACCAGGGCCTCGAGATCGAACCATCGATCAATATCACCAAAGACCTCAACATCAAAATGTATTACAGTTATGTTGATGGCAAAGTAACTACCACTGAAAACGGAAAAGACAGCACTTATTACAACCTGGTGCGGAGGCCCAAACATGCTTTCGGCGCAACCATCGGTTACCAGGTGACAAAGAACCTGTTCGTGAGCACCAATGTGTACACATATGGCAAACGTTATGATCTGGCCTTCGGACCTCCTCCCACTTATGCCCAGGTGATGGAGCCACTGAACAGCTACACAATCTGGAATGCCTATGCAGAATACAAACTACTGAACAACCGTATCCGTATATTTGCTGATGTGAAAAATATCACCGACGCCCAATACCAGGAGGTATTGGGTTATGGTACACTCGGCACCAATTTCATTGCCGGTGTGGCTGTCAGGTTATAA
- a CDS encoding DUF6580 family putative transport protein, with amino-acid sequence MSLKQFNPRNTVLFAFMVVVALMRIFLSAEAPMNPIATFTPLGAMALFGGTYFNNRAKSVLFPVLTLWMSDIILNRFVYYNEWRFFYEGFYWTYISYALMAVAAKFIIRKVTVSNIIIASLAGTLIHWIGTSPGCFMIENSMYPKTWAGYFTSLVAAIPYERNFLIGTLVYSGVLFGGFELLQRRYSALRPAH; translated from the coding sequence ATGTCATTGAAACAATTCAATCCTCGCAACACAGTACTGTTCGCCTTTATGGTAGTGGTTGCACTGATGAGGATATTCCTCAGTGCTGAAGCGCCCATGAATCCCATCGCCACTTTCACTCCGCTCGGAGCAATGGCTTTATTTGGTGGGACCTATTTCAACAACAGGGCCAAATCTGTGCTCTTCCCTGTACTGACACTCTGGATGAGTGATATCATCCTCAACCGTTTTGTTTATTACAATGAGTGGAGATTCTTTTATGAAGGTTTCTACTGGACTTATATCTCTTATGCGCTGATGGCTGTAGCCGCTAAATTCATCATCCGCAAAGTGACTGTAAGCAATATCATCATTGCTTCACTGGCCGGCACCCTGATCCACTGGATCGGCACCAGCCCCGGTTGCTTCATGATTGAGAACAGCATGTACCCCAAAACATGGGCGGGTTATTTTACCAGCCTCGTGGCAGCCATTCCCTATGAAAGGAATTTCCTGATCGGTACATTGGTGTACAGTGGCGTCCTTTTCGGAGGTTTTGAACTGCTGCAACGCAGGTACAGTGCATTGCGACCAGCACATTGA
- a CDS encoding ABC transporter substrate-binding protein produces the protein MTACSFLPAATQMIYDMQLQHLLQGITFECPPQALAEKRKVVRCVLEGRQYSSIEIDRIFSASKAQGKSLYYVDEAALAEIAPDVIFTQDVCEVCQIDTACTAAAVANLNKQPNLVALTPNNLQDVFQTAITIASALGAEEAAYPYLAKLQQRIDNIIDTLRAHRAAPKRVMIMEWIEPVYNCGHWIPFQVAYAGGIDMLSNPAGDSIVTPWEKILRYDPEVLVIAPCGFDVKRSSEELHLLTQKPGWENLTAVKEQAVHIADYDLFTQPSAGTLVDGIEILAACFHPQFFSVPGQLRHKTASLFQTGKAYVQA, from the coding sequence ATGACAGCCTGCTCCTTTCTTCCCGCCGCCACGCAGATGATCTACGATATGCAATTGCAACACCTGTTGCAGGGCATCACGTTTGAATGTCCGCCACAGGCGCTGGCTGAAAAAAGAAAAGTGGTCCGTTGTGTGCTGGAAGGCAGGCAATACAGCAGTATCGAGATCGACAGGATCTTTTCTGCATCCAAAGCCCAGGGCAAAAGCCTCTACTATGTGGATGAAGCCGCCCTGGCGGAGATCGCACCGGATGTGATCTTCACGCAGGATGTATGTGAGGTCTGCCAGATCGATACTGCCTGTACCGCTGCCGCAGTGGCTAACCTGAACAAACAACCGAACCTGGTGGCGCTCACACCAAACAATCTCCAGGATGTTTTTCAAACAGCCATTACAATTGCATCCGCTTTGGGCGCTGAAGAAGCTGCCTATCCTTATCTCGCCAAACTGCAACAACGCATAGACAATATCATCGATACTCTACGCGCACACCGCGCCGCTCCAAAGCGCGTGATGATCATGGAATGGATCGAACCCGTATACAACTGCGGTCACTGGATCCCCTTTCAAGTGGCTTATGCAGGAGGGATCGATATGCTTTCCAATCCGGCGGGAGACAGCATCGTTACACCCTGGGAAAAGATCCTCCGCTATGATCCCGAAGTGCTGGTGATCGCTCCATGTGGTTTTGATGTAAAGAGAAGTAGTGAAGAATTACATCTCCTTACACAAAAGCCCGGTTGGGAAAATCTTACAGCCGTGAAAGAACAGGCTGTTCATATCGCCGACTACGATCTCTTCACTCAGCCCAGCGCCGGTACCCTGGTGGATGGTATCGAGATCCTGGCCGCCTGCTTTCATCCTCAATTCTTTTCCGTTCCCGGTCAGCTTCGTCATAAAACTGCATCACTCTTTCAAACCGGTAAAGCCTATGTGCAAGCATGA
- a CDS encoding cysteine-rich CWC family protein, translated as MCKHEAKKCPRCEAGFECKVGDVTHCQCYGITLDQEERAFLEARYGDCLCRNCLLELKQKDVFFREKHAWHDNR; from the coding sequence ATGTGCAAGCATGAAGCAAAAAAATGCCCGCGCTGTGAAGCAGGCTTCGAATGCAAAGTGGGCGATGTAACCCATTGCCAGTGCTACGGCATTACTCTCGATCAGGAAGAAAGAGCATTCCTGGAAGCCCGTTATGGTGATTGCCTCTGCCGTAACTGTTTGCTGGAACTGAAACAGAAAGATGTTTTCTTCAGGGAAAAACACGCCTGGCATGACAACCGGTAA
- a CDS encoding bifunctional adenosylcobinamide kinase/adenosylcobinamide-phosphate guanylyltransferase, with amino-acid sequence MTTGNRIIYITGGVRSGKSRYAQEIALALSYNPIYLATARTWDEDFKERIQRHQQDRDDRWTNLEEEKHFASLPLDNRVVVIDCVTLWLTNFFTDMKGDIHQCLSAVEQEIQLLKQRPGVFIIISNEIGMGMHADTEVGRKFADLQGWANQLIAKQADEAIFMVSGRPIKF; translated from the coding sequence ATGACAACCGGTAACCGCATCATCTACATCACCGGCGGGGTCCGCAGCGGCAAGAGCCGTTACGCCCAGGAAATAGCGCTGGCCCTCAGCTATAATCCCATCTATCTCGCTACTGCCCGGACCTGGGACGAAGACTTCAAAGAACGCATCCAACGCCATCAACAGGACCGCGATGATCGCTGGACCAACCTCGAAGAAGAAAAACATTTCGCTTCCCTTCCCCTCGATAACCGCGTGGTGGTGATCGACTGCGTTACGCTCTGGCTCACCAATTTTTTTACAGACATGAAGGGCGATATCCATCAGTGTTTATCTGCTGTTGAACAGGAAATCCAATTGCTCAAACAGCGTCCCGGTGTTTTCATTATCATCTCCAATGAGATCGGGATGGGCATGCATGCAGATACTGAAGTGGGAAGAAAGTTCGCCGACCTGCAGGGATGGGCCAACCAGCTCATTGCAAAGCAGGCCGACGAAGCCATTTTCATGGTATCAGGAAGGCCAATAAAATTTTGA